The following proteins are encoded in a genomic region of Myxococcus virescens:
- a CDS encoding response regulator: MERRVLIVESEHDFALSMATVLKGAGYQTALAETAADAQRELEKRRPDLVVLRAELKDQSGFVLCGNIKKGKWGQNLKVLLLSSESGVDGLAQHRQTPQAADGYLAIPFEMGELAALSHGIVPPGTDDTGASLDAALNGTREAPPPMPPSLKAAAGGPPKLPKRERRSAMTEEDRAFLDRTFQSIADRKAELLAESRQLKRPPPRRELMGTPEGKIQILRDELKTREAQLARLSEIWNVRERELLSGEDRIHEKDVELQGLKMQVDDLLRRFNEAQQATIQKEREHGATVDDLLLQKFSAEKDLIEVVASKEKDINLLRREVSRAEEELSRRAGELEHGRNEYDKLEKHLGVVTLEFEVKEQKLQDTILANEGEIARLTKRGDDFEAELNRTISERDQRFAELDGEIQALQERLQQTEQERDTTVRGLEARAARAEEHGTQADAEIHRLNAERDALEAKLSQQVADLETDLARTTGERDQLRLDKDAQEAELTQRIEERDAKLGTLERELSETIARNEHTEAELNANIQQQLERIGELEGEVEAVKTHLEDRENELTAELQALGQAKDELETDLNDRLQSLSQAKDALEADLSRQLEELRSAKAELEADLTGQIQALTSQLEETQRQLDDSQRTGEQLSARVAQLEDTVSQRESTIESLQGDVAARDQRISE, encoded by the coding sequence ATGGAGCGTCGGGTCCTCATCGTCGAAAGCGAGCATGATTTTGCGCTCAGCATGGCCACCGTGCTCAAGGGCGCGGGCTACCAGACAGCCTTGGCTGAGACGGCGGCTGACGCGCAGCGTGAGCTGGAGAAGCGCCGGCCAGACCTGGTCGTCCTCCGCGCGGAGCTGAAGGATCAGTCCGGCTTCGTCCTCTGCGGCAACATCAAGAAGGGCAAGTGGGGTCAGAACCTCAAGGTCCTGCTGCTCTCCTCCGAGAGTGGCGTGGATGGACTGGCGCAGCATCGTCAGACGCCACAGGCCGCGGACGGCTACCTCGCCATCCCGTTCGAGATGGGCGAGCTGGCCGCCCTGAGCCACGGCATCGTGCCTCCGGGCACGGATGACACCGGCGCGTCGCTGGATGCCGCGCTGAACGGGACGCGCGAAGCACCGCCGCCCATGCCTCCGTCGCTCAAGGCCGCCGCGGGGGGCCCGCCAAAGCTGCCCAAGCGCGAGCGCCGCAGCGCGATGACGGAAGAGGACCGCGCGTTCCTCGACCGCACGTTCCAGTCCATCGCGGACCGCAAGGCGGAGCTGCTCGCCGAGTCCCGCCAGCTCAAGCGTCCGCCACCGCGGCGCGAGCTGATGGGCACGCCCGAGGGCAAGATCCAGATCCTCCGCGACGAGCTGAAGACGCGCGAGGCCCAGCTCGCCCGCCTCTCCGAAATCTGGAACGTGCGGGAGCGCGAGCTGCTCTCCGGCGAGGACCGCATCCACGAGAAGGACGTGGAGTTGCAGGGCCTGAAGATGCAGGTGGACGACCTGCTGCGCCGCTTCAACGAGGCCCAGCAGGCGACCATCCAGAAGGAGCGCGAGCACGGCGCCACCGTCGATGACCTGCTCCTCCAGAAGTTCTCCGCGGAGAAGGACCTCATCGAGGTCGTCGCCTCCAAGGAGAAGGACATCAACCTCCTGCGCCGGGAAGTCTCCCGCGCCGAGGAGGAGCTGAGCCGCCGCGCCGGCGAGCTGGAGCACGGCCGCAACGAGTACGACAAGCTGGAGAAGCACCTCGGCGTCGTCACGCTCGAGTTCGAGGTCAAGGAGCAGAAGCTCCAGGACACCATCCTCGCGAATGAAGGCGAAATCGCGCGGCTGACGAAGCGCGGTGACGACTTCGAGGCCGAGCTGAACCGCACCATCAGCGAGCGTGACCAGCGCTTCGCCGAGCTGGACGGTGAAATCCAGGCCCTCCAGGAGCGGCTGCAGCAGACCGAGCAGGAGCGCGACACCACCGTGCGCGGCCTGGAAGCCCGCGCTGCCCGTGCCGAGGAGCACGGCACCCAGGCTGACGCGGAAATCCACCGGCTCAACGCCGAGCGCGATGCGCTGGAGGCGAAGCTCAGCCAGCAGGTCGCGGACCTGGAGACGGACCTCGCGCGAACCACGGGCGAGCGCGACCAGCTCCGGCTGGACAAGGACGCCCAGGAGGCCGAGCTCACCCAGCGCATCGAGGAGCGTGACGCGAAGCTCGGCACGCTCGAGCGCGAGCTGTCGGAGACCATCGCTCGGAACGAGCACACCGAGGCGGAGCTCAACGCCAACATCCAGCAGCAGTTGGAGCGCATCGGCGAGCTCGAAGGCGAAGTCGAGGCTGTCAAGACGCACCTGGAGGACCGCGAGAATGAGCTGACCGCGGAGCTCCAGGCGCTGGGACAGGCCAAGGACGAGCTGGAGACGGACCTCAACGACCGGCTCCAGTCCCTCTCCCAGGCGAAGGACGCGCTGGAGGCGGACCTCTCCCGTCAGTTGGAGGAGCTGCGCTCCGCCAAGGCCGAGCTCGAAGCGGACCTCACCGGCCAGATTCAAGCGCTCACCTCGCAGCTCGAGGAGACGCAGCGGCAGCTCGATGACTCGCAGCGGACCGGCGAACAGCTCTCCGCGCGCGTGGCCCAGCTGGAGGACACCGTCTCCCAGCGGGAGTCCACCATCGAATCCCTGCAAGGGGACGTGGCCGCGCGCGACCAGCGCATCTCCGAG
- a CDS encoding glycosyltransferase family 4 protein, producing the protein MPGPSGSSRRLTEYLKALPDRFSVVVLSAKTPDHSHIEKYQGARLLRVPVGSGDLASRIQAFERAVRRQLESEDYALAHFTDPFGGYALCELKGDYGYRLIYEAQTFPSQELRYTHPQTEGDRRFLSKIRRQELFCLMNADLVVTGSETTRAYIQSLGASEEQVRVLPAPVDLQPFTPEVLGAPDGEPLRMMYLGSQVGWQGLSTLLRAVEVAARKEEVRLTVVGARHADWQPHLDDLVKELGLGDRVEFQPPVHHDDLAKVLALADLGVLPMDDVERNRVQGGPLAKVSEYCAAGRPIIAADLPVTRELIPAGAGVFFPPGDSQALADRIIELARDVKRRVELGQVARAHAEAALDAGLIRGKLLDLYDSLLEKRSEPVSTTSEDNLPAPTTVTGTPTNRLAALLPPEPAPTAAPVSKKAPEPRKDKDAPAAGRAREDLPLVMGQVLDEGLDTRLIKTELETNPIEPPVVMGAPLRERSAAAADAATTTVRESEASASSVPGNDATAEGSAHDASDDDDSESALPIVQATEVEDADEPPSPPPIVKAPAPSAQASSSVSDGTSEHAATTPVVKAPSFSGRFSAVQSGDSSEASGATPIVKAPSSSGRLPSVLSDDGSGASGATPIVKVPPPPGRPPFSVSSDTEEASATAMSAKGSTASSSRLSSPASTDANEASATTPVVRVPPPPGRSPSLVGADSCETSSATPIIKAPAALNRTDSGTSEAAGDSDEAPAPTPVVRSPVIESRYEPPSHTPVVRSPYDRQRDEPPAPTPIIRVPTELLQELLPTRTSSSRGTDSSSRPEEYPTPTPIVPAPSSLSSRSISARMETPVGRMTALTPQQRSTNTERPPPISRPGASEAERLPPIRGGASVSTPERPPPTLHPSTSPPESAQPPALPPRAAAPPPVPLQRPPRLQSVDGPPRLEPVSPQAFKASASVPGGEDEEPEEISEDEAQSIDEGDDDSHSRARPQPEEPDEISSDEVEEAEISATSAAQLIESDDDLEEADADVAPEPHDEGPAPEPVPSTLNPWFAQLAHGYCPPDGIRFDRHTPPTTFPGRDEPTNPAHPAPSVRSEVVVRGKSS; encoded by the coding sequence ATCCCCGGTCCGTCGGGTTCATCCCGGCGTTTGACCGAATACTTGAAGGCGTTGCCGGACCGCTTCTCCGTGGTGGTGCTGTCGGCGAAGACGCCTGACCACTCCCACATCGAGAAGTACCAGGGCGCCCGGCTGCTGCGCGTCCCGGTAGGCTCGGGGGACCTCGCTTCGCGCATCCAGGCCTTCGAGCGGGCCGTGCGCCGGCAGCTCGAAAGCGAGGACTACGCGCTCGCCCACTTCACGGACCCCTTCGGCGGATACGCATTGTGCGAGCTAAAGGGAGACTACGGGTACCGGCTCATCTACGAGGCCCAGACGTTCCCCTCGCAGGAGCTGCGGTACACCCACCCGCAGACGGAGGGGGACCGGCGCTTCCTGTCGAAGATTCGCAGGCAGGAGCTGTTCTGCCTGATGAACGCGGACCTCGTCGTCACCGGCTCGGAGACGACGCGCGCGTACATCCAGTCGCTCGGCGCCAGTGAGGAGCAGGTCCGGGTGCTGCCCGCGCCGGTGGACCTCCAGCCCTTCACGCCCGAGGTGCTGGGCGCCCCGGACGGCGAACCGCTCCGGATGATGTACCTGGGCAGCCAGGTGGGGTGGCAGGGCCTGTCCACGCTGCTGCGCGCGGTGGAGGTGGCGGCCCGGAAGGAAGAGGTGCGCCTCACGGTGGTGGGCGCGCGCCACGCGGACTGGCAGCCGCACCTGGATGACCTGGTGAAGGAGCTGGGCCTGGGCGACCGGGTGGAGTTCCAACCCCCGGTGCACCACGATGACCTGGCCAAGGTGCTCGCGCTCGCGGACTTGGGCGTGCTGCCCATGGATGACGTGGAGCGCAATCGCGTTCAGGGTGGGCCGCTGGCGAAGGTGTCGGAGTACTGCGCGGCGGGCCGCCCCATCATCGCGGCGGACCTGCCTGTGACGCGGGAGCTCATCCCGGCTGGCGCGGGCGTCTTCTTCCCTCCGGGCGACAGCCAGGCCTTGGCCGACCGCATCATCGAGCTGGCGCGCGACGTGAAGCGCCGGGTGGAGCTGGGCCAGGTGGCTCGGGCACACGCGGAGGCGGCGCTCGACGCGGGGCTCATCCGCGGCAAGCTCCTGGACCTGTATGACTCGCTGCTGGAGAAGCGGTCGGAGCCCGTCTCCACCACGAGCGAGGACAACCTGCCCGCGCCCACCACGGTGACGGGAACGCCCACGAACCGGCTGGCGGCGCTGCTGCCTCCCGAGCCCGCCCCCACGGCGGCACCAGTCTCCAAGAAGGCGCCGGAGCCTCGAAAGGACAAGGACGCGCCTGCCGCGGGGCGTGCGCGCGAAGACCTGCCGCTGGTCATGGGGCAGGTGCTCGACGAGGGGCTCGACACGCGCCTCATCAAGACGGAACTCGAGACGAATCCCATCGAGCCGCCCGTGGTGATGGGGGCGCCGCTGCGAGAGCGCTCCGCAGCGGCCGCCGATGCAGCGACCACCACGGTCCGCGAGAGCGAGGCCTCCGCGTCCAGCGTGCCCGGCAACGACGCGACAGCGGAAGGTTCCGCGCACGACGCGAGCGACGACGACGATTCCGAAAGCGCGCTTCCCATCGTTCAGGCAACGGAGGTCGAAGACGCGGACGAACCCCCGTCGCCGCCCCCCATCGTCAAGGCGCCGGCTCCGTCAGCGCAGGCCTCTTCATCGGTGAGCGACGGTACGAGCGAGCACGCGGCGACGACGCCCGTCGTGAAGGCGCCCTCCTTCTCGGGCCGGTTCTCCGCCGTGCAGAGTGGCGACAGCAGCGAAGCCTCGGGGGCAACGCCCATCGTCAAGGCGCCGTCGTCGTCAGGTCGGCTGCCTTCGGTGCTGAGTGACGACGGCAGCGGAGCCTCGGGGGCAACCCCCATCGTCAAGGTCCCGCCACCTCCAGGCCGGCCGCCGTTCTCCGTCAGCAGCGACACTGAGGAAGCCTCGGCGACAGCGATGTCCGCCAAGGGAAGCACCGCCTCATCGAGCCGCCTTTCATCCCCGGCGAGCACGGACGCCAACGAGGCCTCGGCGACGACGCCCGTCGTCAGGGTCCCCCCACCTCCGGGCCGGTCTCCTTCGCTCGTGGGCGCGGATTCCTGTGAAACCTCATCAGCGACGCCCATCATCAAGGCGCCCGCCGCGCTGAACCGGACGGACTCGGGCACCAGCGAAGCTGCCGGGGACTCAGATGAAGCCCCCGCGCCGACGCCGGTCGTCCGCAGCCCCGTCATCGAATCGCGCTACGAGCCCCCCTCGCACACGCCGGTGGTGCGCTCGCCCTACGACCGCCAGCGGGACGAACCACCCGCGCCGACGCCCATCATCCGCGTGCCCACCGAGCTGCTCCAGGAGCTCCTCCCCACTCGCACATCCAGCAGCCGGGGAACCGACTCCTCAAGCCGGCCGGAAGAGTACCCCACCCCTACACCCATCGTCCCCGCGCCCTCCTCGCTGTCGAGCCGGAGCATCTCCGCGCGAATGGAGACGCCCGTCGGACGGATGACGGCACTGACGCCACAGCAGCGGTCCACGAACACGGAACGGCCGCCGCCCATCTCCCGCCCGGGTGCCTCCGAAGCAGAGCGCCTGCCTCCCATCCGAGGAGGCGCGTCCGTGAGCACACCGGAGCGCCCGCCGCCGACCCTCCACCCGAGCACCTCGCCGCCGGAATCCGCCCAGCCCCCCGCCCTGCCTCCGCGCGCGGCGGCGCCCCCGCCCGTTCCCCTTCAGCGTCCGCCCCGGCTCCAGTCCGTGGACGGCCCCCCCCGGCTCGAACCCGTCAGCCCGCAGGCGTTCAAGGCCTCGGCCTCGGTCCCCGGCGGCGAGGACGAAGAGCCCGAGGAAATCTCCGAGGACGAAGCCCAGTCCATCGACGAGGGGGACGACGACAGCCACTCCCGCGCGCGGCCCCAACCCGAGGAGCCGGACGAAATCAGCAGCGACGAGGTGGAGGAAGCGGAGATTTCCGCCACCAGTGCAGCGCAGCTCATCGAATCGGACGACGACCTGGAGGAAGCCGACGCCGATGTGGCCCCCGAGCCACACGACGAAGGCCCCGCACCGGAGCCCGTTCCCTCGACGCTGAACCCGTGGTTCGCCCAGCTCGCACACGGGTACTGCCCCCCCGACGGAATCCGCTTCGACCGACACACGCCCCCGACGACGTTCCCCGGTCGCGACGAGCCCACGAACCCCGCCCATCCGGCCCCCTCAGTCCGTTCGGAAGTCGTCGTCCGCGGCAAGAGCTCGTGA
- a CDS encoding DUF4912 domain-containing protein produces MKKEELLAALAAYVPALAKLARLAGIRVLPKRSAAKPAASPARAPAPRKAKAPTPDAAKAPRTSRTPAAAKPKAGGARDQGRVSAPKRVAAKRASEKPGSKPTVKPAKVVTFPPKPRVERPREPVTPVMPSVTRPLVPAPEPVPRPVTRPAPVQKPAEPVEEGFFVARVAGEEEARSHHLVERTPVSPPPPVDAEGLGELPEGYQDDAVLLLPRDPHTLFVSWDFSLGALLRAQDALEAPRTVLRVFGDEQMERELDFAVEARGFYIQGLPSGRTYRVEAHFVGRDGRSCRIGASSNRVMLPPAGVSTDLTVRFLRVPPLEAALPAAVVEAPPPEEEREYVSWRRVNLPGSGGVLDVPEVHRERRGRDITEAHLEGPARAPGASDQRYVESVERVPGASDLRYVDSVERVPGASDQRYLSVAAQRNAREVRGPVTAPVSHYLETLGRAPGASDMRYAGGDAREAGRGQGPRAYLDVRGVPGASDLRYAEGGAARQAGRDTSPHRYLDVKGIPGASDLRYAEGGATRSPVSGASPYRYLDVKGIPGASDLRYAEGAATSHPHHLDVSRIPGASDLRYLESPPRAPGASEQRYLESSPQRAGASERRYLESSPQRAGASERRYLDAPERASGASERRHLDSPPQGTGASGRSFLGAPTQPSGAADTSAHTETGTTAKDAHGAGTHPPSVEEEHRYFEAPPRSSGATVPGSDARARGDADAEEDHRYFEVPRSRAEGAAHRRTASPSSFEAREGHATHDAAEPPPRKPPSDDGRS; encoded by the coding sequence ATGAAAAAAGAGGAGCTGCTCGCAGCCCTGGCCGCCTATGTCCCCGCCCTGGCGAAGCTCGCCCGGTTGGCGGGCATCCGAGTGCTTCCCAAGCGCTCGGCCGCGAAACCCGCTGCATCGCCTGCCCGGGCCCCCGCCCCCAGGAAGGCCAAGGCGCCCACCCCTGACGCCGCGAAGGCGCCTCGGACGTCGAGGACCCCGGCCGCCGCGAAGCCCAAGGCCGGCGGCGCGCGAGACCAGGGCAGGGTATCCGCGCCCAAGCGGGTGGCCGCCAAGCGGGCCTCCGAGAAGCCCGGGAGCAAGCCGACGGTCAAGCCCGCGAAGGTGGTCACGTTCCCGCCCAAGCCCCGAGTGGAACGGCCGCGTGAGCCGGTGACGCCCGTCATGCCTTCCGTCACGAGGCCGCTCGTTCCAGCGCCGGAACCGGTGCCGCGGCCCGTCACACGGCCCGCGCCCGTGCAAAAGCCCGCGGAGCCCGTGGAGGAGGGCTTCTTCGTGGCGCGCGTGGCTGGCGAGGAGGAGGCGCGCAGCCACCATCTGGTGGAGCGCACGCCGGTTTCGCCGCCGCCCCCCGTGGATGCCGAGGGATTGGGTGAGCTGCCGGAGGGGTATCAGGACGACGCCGTCCTCCTGTTGCCCAGGGACCCGCACACGCTCTTCGTGTCCTGGGACTTCAGCCTGGGGGCCCTGCTGCGGGCGCAGGATGCGCTGGAGGCGCCGCGTACCGTGCTTCGTGTGTTCGGTGATGAACAGATGGAGCGGGAGTTGGACTTCGCGGTGGAGGCTCGCGGCTTCTACATCCAAGGGTTGCCGTCGGGGCGGACGTATCGCGTGGAGGCGCACTTCGTCGGCCGTGATGGGCGGAGCTGCCGCATCGGTGCTTCGAGCAACCGCGTGATGCTGCCTCCCGCGGGCGTCTCCACGGATTTGACGGTGCGTTTCCTTCGAGTTCCTCCGCTCGAGGCGGCGCTTCCCGCGGCGGTCGTGGAAGCGCCGCCACCGGAAGAGGAGCGCGAGTACGTGTCGTGGCGCCGGGTGAACCTGCCGGGCAGTGGTGGCGTGCTGGATGTGCCGGAAGTCCACAGGGAGCGTCGTGGCAGGGACATAACGGAGGCGCACCTGGAGGGCCCCGCGCGAGCGCCGGGCGCTTCGGACCAGCGGTACGTGGAGTCGGTGGAGCGCGTGCCCGGGGCTTCGGACCTACGGTACGTGGACTCGGTGGAGCGCGTGCCTGGGGCTTCGGACCAGCGCTATCTGTCGGTCGCGGCGCAGCGGAATGCGCGCGAGGTGCGTGGCCCCGTGACTGCTCCCGTGTCGCACTACCTGGAGACCCTGGGCCGTGCACCGGGGGCTTCGGATATGCGTTATGCGGGAGGGGACGCTCGCGAGGCGGGGAGGGGGCAAGGGCCCCGTGCGTATCTGGATGTGAGGGGCGTCCCGGGGGCATCCGACCTGCGCTACGCGGAAGGCGGCGCGGCACGCCAGGCAGGCCGTGACACGTCACCGCACCGCTACCTGGACGTGAAGGGCATCCCGGGGGCATCGGACCTGCGCTACGCGGAAGGCGGTGCGACTCGCTCGCCGGTCAGCGGCGCTTCGCCTTATCGCTACCTGGACGTGAAGGGCATTCCGGGTGCGTCGGACCTCCGCTATGCGGAAGGTGCGGCGACTTCGCATCCGCATCACCTGGACGTAAGCCGCATTCCGGGAGCGTCGGACCTGCGCTACCTGGAGTCGCCGCCCCGCGCGCCGGGCGCATCGGAGCAGCGCTACCTGGAGTCATCTCCGCAGCGGGCAGGCGCCTCGGAGCGTCGTTACCTGGAGTCATCTCCGCAGCGGGCAGGCGCCTCGGAGCGTCGTTACCTGGACGCCCCGGAGCGGGCGTCGGGTGCATCGGAGCGTCGCCACCTGGATTCCCCTCCGCAGGGGACAGGCGCCTCGGGTCGAAGCTTCCTCGGTGCTCCGACTCAACCGTCGGGCGCCGCCGATACGTCGGCACACACAGAAACCGGAACCACCGCGAAGGATGCTCACGGCGCCGGTACTCATCCCCCCTCGGTCGAGGAGGAGCACCGCTACTTCGAGGCCCCGCCACGTTCATCCGGCGCCACGGTTCCGGGCAGCGACGCCAGGGCGCGGGGAGACGCCGACGCGGAGGAGGACCACCGCTACTTCGAAGTGCCGCGGTCCCGTGCGGAGGGCGCGGCGCATCGCCGCACGGCGTCTCCTTCCTCCTTCGAGGCCCGCGAGGGCCACGCCACCCACGACGCGGCGGAGCCGCCTCCCCGGAAGCCGCCGTCGGACGACGGCCGCTCCTGA